The region TGTCTCAAAGCAGTTTAAGCAATTTAACTCCACATCCGGCCTATGTATTTATGCATTACTCACACCCTACTTTATTAAGTAGAATTAAAAACTTAAAAAAAGAATAAATTGGTTATTGGTTGGAAAATTAAAGTAAAGGTGATAATAACCGAGCTAATTTTTCAAATAACTCATGATACCAAGAGCGGTCTTGCCAACGTTTTAAATCTATTTGGTCTGTACTTTCTAAATCGTCGTAAAAGGCTGCTCTAAGTTGTTCGTTTATTTGTTTATCATATACAACTGCATTGACTTCAAAATTTAAATCAAAACTACGCATATCCATATTTGCAGAACCCACTATAGAAATTTCATGATCTATTGTAACTGTTTTAGCATGTACAAATCCTTTAGTGTATCTATAAATCTCGACTCCTGCTTTTAATAACTCTTCGTAATAAGAGCTTGCTGCAGCGTTAACAATTCTAGAATCTGAAGTGTGTGGTACAATTAGTTTAACGTTAACACCACTCATAGAAGCAATACAAAGTGCATCCATAATACTTTCGTTTGGCACAAAATAAGGTGTTGTAATAAGTATTTCGTCTTCAGCCAGACTTATGGCTTGTAAAAGCGCATACATAATAGTTGGCGTTTCAGAATCTGGTCCACTAGCAGCAATTTGTACAGCCACATTTTGTGTGGTTTTAAAAGATTCTAAATCAGGAAAAAAGTGAGGATCGGGTTCTAACTCGCAATTGGCACAAAAATTCCAGTCGCATAAAAATAAATATTGTAAATACCATACAGCAGGACCATGTATTTTTAAATGGGTATCTCGCCAATACGGAAATGGTTTGGTTTGTATTGTATTAGTATAGGTATCACTAACATTTATTCCACCTACAAATCCAACACGTCCATCTATAACAATAATTTTTCGATGGTTACGATAATTCATTCTATTAGCTAGATAAATTAATTTAATTTTATAGAACGGATACGCTTCAATACCTGCTTCTCGTAAACGATATACCATACTTTTACGAATAGAGCTGCTTCCGTAATCGTCGTACATAAACTTTATTGTAACCCCTTCTTTAGCTTTTCTAACCAAAATTTCTTCAATTTTCCTACCGGTTTCGCCTTCTGTAAACACGTAATATTCAATATGAATATGATGTTTGGCAGCTTCTAAAGCTTTAAAAACTTCAGGGAATTTTGATTCACCATTAATTAATAAATCAACTTCATTTTTATTAGTTAAAGGGCTAGATATATCTTTAAATAGTAAACGAATGAGTTTTTTATTAGACTCTAATAATTCACCTTTATTCTTAATAATTTGTTTAGCGTAATTTTGTAATTGAATTTCTAATTTTTTTTCAAATTGAATATTACTAAAGAGTTTTTTACTATAAATTTTATTATTTCTGTAATTTACTCCAAATGAAAAGTAAAATATAATTCCAAAAAAAGGCACAAAAATTACCAGTAGTAAATAGGATAATGTTTTGGTTATATTATTTGTATCGTAAATAATACGCAAACAAACTATAAGCACTACAATTATATAAATAATCTCAAAAACTGATAATGATGCCATAAGTATTAGAAATTTGTATGCTTATTTTTTTCTTCAATCCATCTCGACATAAACTTAGTACTTTGCATATTGT is a window of Formosa sediminum DNA encoding:
- the cls gene encoding cardiolipin synthase, with protein sequence MASLSVFEIIYIIVVLIVCLRIIYDTNNITKTLSYLLLVIFVPFFGIIFYFSFGVNYRNNKIYSKKLFSNIQFEKKLEIQLQNYAKQIIKNKGELLESNKKLIRLLFKDISSPLTNKNEVDLLINGESKFPEVFKALEAAKHHIHIEYYVFTEGETGRKIEEILVRKAKEGVTIKFMYDDYGSSSIRKSMVYRLREAGIEAYPFYKIKLIYLANRMNYRNHRKIIVIDGRVGFVGGINVSDTYTNTIQTKPFPYWRDTHLKIHGPAVWYLQYLFLCDWNFCANCELEPDPHFFPDLESFKTTQNVAVQIAASGPDSETPTIMYALLQAISLAEDEILITTPYFVPNESIMDALCIASMSGVNVKLIVPHTSDSRIVNAAASSYYEELLKAGVEIYRYTKGFVHAKTVTIDHEISIVGSANMDMRSFDLNFEVNAVVYDKQINEQLRAAFYDDLESTDQIDLKRWQDRSWYHELFEKLARLLSPLL